ATGCGGCCGCTCTCGATGTCGTAGATCCAGCCGTGCAGGGCCACGCGGCCCTCTTCCAGGGCCAGGCGCACCGAGGGGTGGGTTTGAATGTTGGCCAGCTGGGCGATCACGTTCTCGCGCACCATGGCCTCGACCTTGGCGTGGGGGGTTTGATGCTGGCGGGCTTCGTTCACCACCCGGGCCGAATCGGCGTAGCGCAGCCAGCCGGCCACGGCGGGCATGTGGTCCAGGCACTTGCAGGTGGCGATGGCGGTCATGGCGCCGCAGTCGGAGTGGCCACAGATGACGATGTCGGCCACTTGCAACGCGGCGACGGCGTACTCGACCGAGGCCGACACCCCGCCGGGTTCAGGGCCGTAGGACGGCACGATGTTGCCGGCGTTGCGGATGACGAACAGGTCGCCCGGTTCGCGCTGGGTGACCAGTTCGGGCACCAGGCGGCTGTCGGAGCAGGAGATGAACAGCGCCCGTGGGCTTTGCTGGGTGGCCAGGTCCTTGAACAGCTTGACCCGCTCAGGGAAGGCGTCGCGCTGGAACTTCAGGAAGCCGTCGATGATGTCTTGCATGGCTGATGCCTCAGTGTCGCGGTGTGTGAGGCAAAGGTTAGGCGGCGCGTTACATAAGGTAAAAGTCTCATTTATGATGTATGCCATCAGATTATCTTATGGAGCGTGAAATGCTCGCCCGGCACATCCAGTACTTTCTCGCAGTCGCGCAACACCACAGCTTCACCCGGGCGGCGGCAGCCCTGCACGTCTCCCAGCCCGCGCTTTCACAGCAGGTCAGGCAACTGGAGGAAAGCCTCGGGGCACAGCTGTTCGATCGCTCGGGGCGTGCGACACGGCTGACCGATGCCGGCGAGGTCTATCTGCGCTATGCGAAACGGGCCTCGCAGGAACTGCAGGAGGCCAGGCGCGCGATCCATGACGTGAGTGACCTCAGCCGCGGCTCATTGCGAGTGGCGGTGACGCCAACCTTTACCCGCTATCTGGTCGGCCCCCTGGTCGAGGCCTTCCACAGCCGATACCCGAATATCACCCTGAACTTGCGCGAAATCGCCCAGGAACGCATTGAGGAACTGCTGTTGGCGGACGAACTGGATGTCGGTATCGCTTTCGACGAGCTCCACGCCCAGGACATCGACACCTACCCGCTGCTGGTCGAAACCCTGGCGCTGGTGGTCGGCAGCCGGCACCCGTTGGCCCATGCGAGGGCCATCGGGCCGCAGGCTTTGAACGATGAGTCGATGATCCTGCTCAGCGCCGAATTCGCCACCCGCGAGCAGATCGAGCGCTACTGCCGACAACACGGCATACGCCCGCAGGTACGGATGGAGGCCAACGCCATCGGCGCGGTGATCGAGGTGGTGCGCAGGACGACGCTGTCGACCTTGCTGCCTGCCACCCTCGCCCTGGCGCATGACGACCTGGCCGCCATCGCCCTCGATCCGTTGCGCCTGCAACGCACGGCCGTGCTCATGCAGCGCAGGGGTGTCTACCAGACGGCGGCGGCGCAGGCCTTCCTGGCGCTGGCCAAGGAGGTGGCCGCGCAGTTGGAACGCAGCTGAGGCTCAGCTCAACTGCGCAATCAGCACCGCATTGGTGTAGATCAGGCTGCCATCGCTGGCCCGATGCCCGACCAGGTGGAACTGGCCACGCGCGTCGTTGCTCAGGTAGACGCGCAGACGGCAGTCGGACAGCGGGCCGTAGCCTTCGGGCAAGACCAGGTTCAGCGTGTCCATGTCGACATCCACCATCGCTTCGGGCTCGTGGCTTTGCTGCAGGCGCTCTTCGGCCTGCTCCAACGCCGTGTGGGCCGAGCCCTGGATGTCGAAGTGGATATCGCCCACCGGGGTGGATCGGCGATCGCCATTGCTTTTGCACCAGCCTTCGATCGTCAGGGTACTCATGGCCAATCCTCGTTTGATCACTGTCAAAGGGGTTGACTTCAGCGCTCCCGGAATCGTTCCAACTGGCTTCAGGGTGGCCTCATACGCCTACCGCCAATGCGCGCGCCATCTCCCTGGCCTGCACCCGAAGCGCCTGACAGAACGGTTCCAGCACCGCCGACGCCGGGCGCAGTTCAGGTCGGATCAGCATCACCTGATACGGCACCGACAGACTCAATCGCCGCATGGGCAGCCCGCCCTGCCCTGCCTCCAGCCCGCTCAGCGGGTTGATGATTGCCACGCCCAGCCCCTGGCGGACCATGGCGCATACCGAGGCGGCGCTGGTGGTTTCGATTACCGTGCGCCGGTTCACCCCAGCCTCGCGGAAGTGCCGGTCCAGCTGTTGCCGGTAGCTGTCCAGGCTGGCCAGGTTGATGAAGTCGATCTCATGGAAGTCGTGCAGCTCGAGCACCGGCTTGGCCAGCAACGGATGATGCTCGGGCAACACGCAGACCATGTCGGCACTGAACAGCAGTTCCCCGACCGCGCCCCTTGGCACCTGCGCGGTTTCGGTCAGGCCGAAGTCGTGCTGCTGGGCCACCAGTGATTCTTCCAGCAGCGGCGATTCCTGCGCGGTGATGCTCACGCTCACGCCCGGGTGTTGCTGGTGGAACGCCTTGCAGGCCTTGGGCAGCAGGGTTTGCGAGAACAGCGGCAGGCAGGTGATGGCCAGCCGGCCCTGTTCGAAATTGCGGATGGCCTGGGCGAAACGGTCGATGCGTTCCAGGCCGACGAAGGCCCGATCGACTTCCTCGATCAGCAGCAGGGCTTGGGCCGTGGCTACCAGCCGCCCGCCTTCGCGCTCGAACAAGGTCAGGCCGGTGACCTGCTCCATGCGCGCCAGCTCGCGGCTGACGGTGGGCTGCGAGGTGAACAGCAGGCGGGCGGCGCCGGTGACGCTGCCGGCGGCCATGATGGCGCGGAACACTTCGATGTGGCGGATGGTGAGTTTCATGAAGGTACGCAGGCTCTCTGGGGGCTCGCAGTCACTTGTGGGGCAAGTGACAGGGGAATGGCACCGGCATAGCCGGTGTTCGCGGGTAAACCCGCTCCTACAGGGATAGCGATGTATATCAGATATGAATCGAGATAAGAAAAATAGCTATTTTTCTGGATCAAGTAACTCCCTCACCATCGGTGTATCCATTACAAGGAACACCACCATGACCACCACCCTCCTGGCCCAGGCCGTCCGCCAGCACGGCTCCCCGCTGTGGGCCTACGACGCCCAGACCCTCCACCAGCGTATCGACCAGCTCCTGCAGCACTTCGACACGGTGCGTTTCGCGCAGAAGGCCAACCCCAACCTGCACGTCCTGCGCCTGATGCGCGAGCGTGGCCTGGTGCTCGATGCCGTGTCGCTGGGCGAGATGGAGCGGGCCTTCGCGGCCGGGGCAGTGGTGGACGGCGAACCGGCCGGCGTCGTGCTGACCTGCGACGTGCTGGACCAACCGACCCTGGCGCGGGTGGTCGACACGAAGATCGAGGTGAACGCCGGCTCCATCGATATGCTCCGCCAGCTGGGTGAGCGTTCCCCCGGGCACCGCGTATGGCTGCGTATCAACCCCGGTTTCGGCCACGGCCACAGCCGCAAGACCAACACCGGTGGCGAGAACAGCAAGCACGGTATCTGGCACGAGCAGTTGCCCGAGGCGCTGGCCTGCGTGAAGCAGTTCGGCTTGCACCTGGTGGGCGTGCACATGCATATCGGTTCGGGGGTCGACTACCAGCACCTGGAACAGGTGGCCGGCGCCATGGTCGGGCTGATCGGCAAGCTGGGCATGGACATCGAAGCCTTCTCCATCGGCGGTGGGTTGTCCACGCCCTACCGCAGCGACGACCAGCCGGTGGACCTGCAACGCTACGCCCGCACCTGGGCGGTGGCGCGGGCGGAGATCGAAGCGATGCTCGGCCATGCCGTGCGCATGGAGATCGAGCCGGGCCGCTACCTGGTGGCGGAGTCGGGCTACCTGGTGGCCGAGGTGCGCGCTGTCAAGCAGATGGGCGGCAAGCACTACATCCTGGTCGATGCGGGCTTCAACGACCTGATGCGCCCGGCCATGTATGGGGCGTATCACCGCATGAGTCTGTTCGATGCCGTGGGCCGGCCAGTGAGTCGCCCGCTACAACCGACCGTGGTGGCCGGGCCGCTGTGCGAGTCAGGCGATGTCTTCACCCAGAACGATGAAGAACTGACGCCTCAGGAGCTGCCCCAGGCCAAGGTAGGCGACCTGCTGGTGATTCACGATGCGGGGGCTTATGGCGCGTCCATGTCCTCGAACTACAACAGCCGGCCGCTGTTGCCTGAGTTTCTGGTCGAGAACGACAGCTTGCGCATGATCCGTCGACGGCAGACCGTGCAAGAGCTGCTGGCCCTGGAGCTGGATCTGTAAGGCTGGCTCCTAGGTAGAGGGTGCCACCAGCCGGTACCCCACGCCTGCCTCGGTGATGATGTACCTGGGCGCCGTGGGGTCATCCCCCAGCTTCTGGCGCAAATGCCCCACCACGATCCGCAGGTAGTGGGTGTCATCCACATGGGTTGGCCCCCAGATATCCTTGAGCAACTGCTGCTGGGTGATCACCCGCCCCGGGTGCCCGGCCAGCTGCGCCAGCAGCGCATATTCCTTGCGCGTCAGCGCGACTTCGACGCCCTCCAGCGTCACCTTGCGGAAGGCGAAATCCACCACCAGCGGCCCGAAGCTCGCGGCAGACGTCGCGCTGCCGACCTGCGGCGCCTGGCGCAGCAAGGCCCGCACCCGGGCCAGGAACTCCTGGATGCCGAACGGCTTGGTCACATAGTCGTTGGCCCCGCCATCCAGCGCATCGACCTTCTGCACCTCGCTGGCACGCACCGACAACACCATCACCGGCACCGTGCTCCACTCGCGCAGCTCGCGCAGCACCTGCTGGCCGTCCATGTCCGGCAAGCCCAGGTCGAGCACCACCAGGTCGGGTTTGTTCAGGGCAGCCTGGGCCAGGCCTTCAGTGCCGGTGGCGGCCTCTAGCACCTTGTAGCCTTGAGATGCCAGGCTTATACGCAGGAACTTGCGGATCTGCGGCTCGTCATCGATGACCAGCAGGGTAGCGGCTTGGCTCATGGGGCTTCACTTTCGCTGTCGGGTTGAGTGGGCAGCGGCAAGCATAGAGTGATGCAGGTGCCGTGGCCATCGAGGCCGTCGCCGACCAGGATGCGCCCGCCATGGGCGCCGATCATGCCCTGGCAGATCGCCAGGCCCAGGCCGGTGCCCTGCCCGCCCCGATCGCCGCGGGCGGCGGTGTAGAACATGTCGAAGATCTTCTCGCGCTCGTCCTGGGGGATGCCGGGGCCTTCGTCGGCGACGGCGAAGCACAGTTGCTCGTCGCGCACCGAAACCTGCAGCTCAAGACGGCCCTGTGGTGGCGAGAAGCGGGCGGCGTTCTCCAGCACGTTGATCAGTGCCTGCTCGATCAACGCCGCATGCACGAACAGCAGCGGCAGCTCGGGCGGGACTTCGGTATGCACGCGCAAAGGCGCCAGCACCACGCGCAGGCGGTTGAGGGCGCTGCCGACGATATCGGCCGGAGCCACCCAATCGCGAGCCAGCTTGAGCGTGCCGTGGCCCAGGCGGGTCATGTCCAGCAGGTTCTGGATATAGCGGTCCAGGCGCTCGGCCTCGTTGCGGGTGCCTTCGAGCAGTTCGCGGCGGTCGTCCGGGGGGATGGCGTCGCCCAGGGCCAGCAGGCTGTCGATGCTGCCGCGCATGGAAGTCAGCGGCGTGCGCAGGTCGTGGGACACCGAGGCGAGCAAGGCGCTGCGCAACTGCTCGGTCTCGCCGTGCAGGCGCGCCGCTTCCAGCTGCTCGCCCAGGCGGGCGCGGGCCAGGGCCTGGGCCAGGGGTTGCGCCAGGGCCATGAGCAGGCGACGCCGCTGGGCGCTCAACGGTTCGCCGTTGCGTGGGCGTATGCCGAGCAGCGCCAGGGGCTGCTCTTCCACGGCCAGCGGCCACCACCACCAACGACCGTGGGGCAAGGTGTCGCTGCCGAAGCCGGCGGCCTGGCCGTGTTGCCAGGCCCATTCGGCGGCGGCGCGTTCATTGTCGGTGAAGGCGTGACTGCCACCACTGGCGACTTGCAGCAGGCCGTCGGTGCTGCGCTCCATCAGGCACACCTGCACGTCCTGCCAGCCATCCATGTGCTGGCCGGCGGCGCTGAACACGGCCTGGCGGTCAGTGGCTACCGTGAGGCGGCGCGACAGGTCGAGCAACTGGTTGGTCTGCGCCTGGGTTTCGCGCAGGGCCTGCAGCTGGCGGCGCTGGCGGGCGGCGAGGTTGCCGGTGAGCGCGGCCATCAACAGGAAGAACACCAGGGTCAGCACGTCCTCTTCGCGCTGGATGGCGAAGGAGAAGTTCGGCGGGATGAACAGGAAGTCGTAGGTGAGGAACGACAGCGCCGCGCAGGCCAGCGCCGGGCCCAGGCTGCTGCGCACCGCCACCAGCAGCACGGCGGCGAGGAACACCAGGGAGATGTTGGGCAATGCCAGTACGCTCGACACCGCCCAGGCGAGGCCTGCGGCCAGCACCGTGGCGACCAGCGCCAGCAGGTAGTGGCGCCATACCCACACGCGCTGGACCGCCGCCCGGGCCGGTTGCGGCTGGGCGTCGCGGTCGAGCACGTTGATTTCCAGGCCGTGGCTCTCGCGCAGCAGGCGGGCGGCGACGCCGGCACCAAAGAAGCGCCGGCGCAGCAGATCGCGGGACTGGCCCACCAGTACCAGGCTGGCGCGGCGTTCGGCGGCATGCTGGATCAGCGTGCGCGCCACTTCGCCGGCGCGCAACAACACCACCTCACCGCCAAGGCGCTCGGCCAGTTGCTGGGCGGCCTGCAGGCGATGGCGGGCGGTTTCGTCGCGCAAGCGGCCGTTGTCGACATGGACAACGCTCCACGGCAGATGACGGCGCTGGGCGACACGGCTGGCATGGCGCACCAGCCGCTCGGCCTGGTCGTCGCCATCGATGCCCACCAGCAGGCGACCGCGCAGGGCCGGCGCTTCCTGGCCGCGCTGGCGGTAGCCGCTGGCAAGGTCCGCATCCACCTGGGCGGCGGCGGTCTGCATGGCCAGCTCGCGCAGGGCGGTAAGGTTGGTCTGGGAGAAATAGGCCTCGATGGCCGCCCTCGCCTGCTCGGGCACATAGACCTTGCCCTCGCGCAGGCGCTCGAGCAGTTCGCGCGGCGGCAGGTCGATCAGCACCAGCTCGAACGCCTCTTGCAGCACCCAGTCCGGCAGCGTCTCGCGCACCAGCACGCCGGTGATATCGCGCACTTTGTCGTTGAGGCTTTCCAGGTGCTGGACGTTGACCGTGGTGTACACGTCGATACCAGCGGCGAGCAACTCCTGCACGTCCTGCCAGCGTTTGGCGTGGCGGCTGCCAGGGGCGTTGGTGTGGGCCAGTTCGTCGACCAGCACCAGCGGCGGCGTGGCCTTGAGCAGGCCGTCGAGGTCCATTTCCTCGAGCATCACGCCGCGGTATTCGCTGCGCAGCAGCGGTTGCTGGGTCAGGCCACCGAGCAAGGCCTCGGTCTCGGCGCGGCCATGGGTTTCGACCACCCCGGCCACCACGCGCACGCCCTGGCGTTGCTGGGCATGGGCGGCTTGCAGCATGGAGAAGGTCTTGCCGACCCCGGGCGCGGCGCCGAGGAACACCTTGAGCCTGCCCCGGCCTTCCCGGGGCAGGCCGGCCAACAGCGCGTCGGCGCGGGCGGAGTCACTCATGTTTCATCCTTCACAAGTAGCGAATCTGGGCCTGCTGCGCAGGCCATCGCGGGGGGGGGCGCCCCCCCCCCCCGGGGGGGGGGGGCCCGGGGGGGGGGGGGGGGCGGGGTCGCAAAGCGACCCCCGGCATCAATGGCTCGGTGCGAGGTGCTCAAGCGCCTGGTTCAGCGCCAGCACATTGACCACCGGCGGCCCGATCAGTGGACGCAGGGTGGCGTCATTCACCAGCACTTGCAAGCGCTCCTGCGCGACCTGTCGCGCCGCCGCCACACGCGGCAGCTGGTAGGCGATCGCCTCGGGCGGCAGGTGCGGGTCCAGGCCGCTGCCGGAAGTGGTCAACAGCGCCTGGGGCACCGGCCCCAACTGCGCCTGATACTGCGCGGCAGCATCGCCCTTGACCCGCTCGGCCAGCGCCGGGTTGCTCGGCGCCAGGTTGCTCGCGCCGCTGGCCACGGTGGCATAGGCGCCCGCCGAAGGCCGCGCCTGGAACCAGGCGTCGCCCTTGAATTCCTGGGCGATCAGCGCCGAACCGCGCACCTCGCCCCGGTCATCGCGCACCAGGCTGCCATTGGCCTGCTCAGGGAAGGCGACCTGGGCAATGCCGGTCACCGCCAGGGGGTACAGCGCGCCGGTGACCACGGTCATCAGCAGGACCAGGCTCAGGGCCGGGCGTACATAAGCAGTCATGTCAGTCTCTCCTCAGACCAGGTGCAGCACGTTGAGCAGCATGTCGATCAGCTTGATCCCGGCGAACGGCACGATGATGCCGCCCAGGCCGTAGATCAGCAGGTTGCGCCGCAGCAGGTGGGCGGCACTGGCGGCTTGCACCCGCACCCCGCGCAGGGCCAGGGGGATCAGCACGATGATGATCAGCGCGTTGAACACGATGGCCGAAAGGATCGCGCTCTGCGGGCTGGCCAGGTGCATCAGGTTGAGCACGCCCAGCTGCGGGTAGATGGCGGCGAACAGCGCCGGCAGGATGGCGAAGTACTTGGCCACGTCGTTGGCGATGGAGAAAGTGGTCAGCGCGCCACGGGTCACCAGCAGTTCCTTGCCCACCTGCACCACGTCCAGCAGTTTGGTCGGGTCGCTGTCCAGGTCGACCATGTTGGCCGCCTCGCGGGCAGCCTGGGTGCCGTCGTTCATGGCCATGCCCACGTCGGCCTGGGCCAGCGCCGGGGCGTCGTTGGCGCCGTCGCCGCACATTGCGACCAGGCGGCCGTCGTTCTGCTCCTGGCGGATGCGCGCCAGCTTCTTCTCCGGGGTGGCTTCGGCGAGCACGTCGTCCACGCCGGCCTCGGCGGCGATGGCGGCGGCAGTCAGCGGGTTGTCGCCGGTGACCATCACGGTGCGGATGCCGAGCTTGCGCAGTTCGGCGAAACGCTCGCGGATGCCGGGCTTGACCACGTCCTTGAGGTGGATCACGCCAAGCAGGCGCTTGTCGACGCACACCAGCAGCGGCGTGCCACCGCTCTGGGCGATGCGTTCCACTTCACGGGCCAGGGCGGCGGGCAGCTCCAGGCGTTGCAGGCCGCAGAAGGCCAGCACCGCATCAACGGCGCCCTTGCGGTAGCGACGCTGCTGGAAGTCGATACCCGACAGGCGAGTCTCGGCACTGAAGGGGATGGCTTCGTACTGGGTGCTCGACGGCTCGTCGAAGTCGTGCAACTGGCGCAGGTACTCGACGATCGACTTGCCTTCGGCGGTGTCATCGGCCAGCGAGGCGAGCAAGGCGCCCTCCCCCAGCTCCTTGGCGGTCACGCCCGAGGCTGCGTGCAGGGCGCTGCAGCGGCGGTTGCCGAAAGTGATGGTGCCGGTCTTGTCGAGCATCAGAGTGTGCACGTCACCGGCAGCCTCCACCGCACGACCGGAACGGGCGATCACGTTGAGGCGTACCAGGCGGTCCATGCCGGCGATGCCAATGGCCGAGAGCAGGCCGCCGATGGTGGTGGGGATCAGTGTCACCAACAGCGCGGCGAGGAAGATCAGCGGCAACTCACCACCGGCGAAGCGGGCGAACGGCTGCAGCGTGACCACCACGATCAGGAAGATCAGGGTGAGGCCGATCAGCAGGATGTCCAGGGCGATTTCGTTGGGGGTTTTCTGCCGCTTGGCGCCTTCGACCAGGGCGATCATGCGGTCCAGGGTCGACTCACCTGGGTTGCTGGTGATGCGGATCAGCAACCAGTCGGAGACCAACCGGGTGTTACCGGTGACGGCCGAGCGGTCGCCGCCGGACTCGCGGATCACCGGCGCGGACTCGCCGGTAATGGCGGCTTCGTTGACGGCGGCGATGCCCTCGAGCACTTCGCCGTCACCGGGGATCATCTCGCCAGCCACGACGCGCACCACATCGTCTTTGCGCAGTTTGGTGGCAGCGACGGTTTCGAAGCTGCCATCGCTCTTGCGACGTTTGGCGGTCAAGCCCTGGCTACCCGCCTTGAGGCTGTCGGCGCGGGCCTTGCCACGGCCTTCGGCCAGGGCTTCGGCGAAGTTGGCGAACAGCACGGTGAACCACAGCCAGACGGCGATCTGCACCGCCACGCCGATGCTCACGCCGCTGCCGGGGGCGAAGCACAGCACGGTGGTCAGCACGGCGGTGAGGGCCACCACCAACATCACCGGCGAGCGCTTGAGCTGGCGCGGGTCGAGCTTGACGAAAGCCTGCACCAGGGCCGGGCGCCACAGGGCGGCGAAGCGGGTCTGGTCCTTGGCGCTCTGGCGCGCCTTCACTTCAGGAATGGGCATGTTCATGGTGTATTCCTCAGAAACCCAGGCTCAGGTGTTCGGCGATCGGCCCGAGGGCCAGGGTCGGCAGGAAGGTCAGGCCACCGACCAGCAGGATGGTCACCAGCAGCAGCGTGGTGAACAGCGGGCCGTGGGTGGGGAAGCTGTTGAGGCCTTGCGGCGCGCTCTTCTTCGCCGCCAGGCTGCCTGCCAGGGCCAGCACCGGCAGGATGTAGCCGAAGCGGCCGATGAGCATGGCCAGGCCGATCATCACGTTGTGGAACGTGGTGTTGGCGCCGAAGCCGGCGAAGGCCGAGCCGTTGTTGGCGGTGCCGGAGGTGTAGGCGTACAGCAACTGGCTGAAACCGTGGGCACCGGGGTTGGTCACCGCGCCGGCCGGCCCAGGCAGGCTGGCGGCGATGGCACCGAGGATCAGCACACCCACCGGCATCACCAGCAGGGTGGCCACCAGCAACTGCACTTCACGGGCCTGGAGCTTCTTGCCCAGGTATTCCGGGGTGCGGCCGATCATCAGGCCGGCCAGGAACACGGCGATCAGCACGAACAGCAGCATGCCGTACAGGCCGGCGCCGACACCGCCGAAAATCACCTCACCCAGCATCATGTTGACCATCGCCACCATGCCGGTCAGCGGGTTGAGGCTGTCGTGCATGGCGTTGACCGAACCGTTGGAGGCGGAGGTGGTGGTCACCGTCCACAGCACGGAACCGGTGGTGCCGAAGCGGCTCTCCTTGCCTTCCAGTGGCGCGCTTTGCTGCACCTGGGCGCTTTCCAAGGCTGGGTTGGGCTGGTGTTCCGACCACAGCGCGGTACTGCCGCCGATCAGGAACAGCGCCAGCATGCAGGCGATGATTGCGCGGCTCTGGCGCAGGTCCTTCACGTAATGGCCAAAGGTGAACACCAGGGCCACCGGGATCAGGATGATCGAAGCCACCTCGAACAGGTTGCTCCAGGCCGTGGGGTTCTCGAACGGGTGCGCCGAGTTGACGCCGAAGAAGCCGCCACCGTTGGTGCCCAACTGCTTGATGGCGATCTGGCTGGCGGCCGGGCCGAGCGGGATGGTCTGGTCGGTGCCTTGCAGGGTCACGGCGTGGACGTAGTCGGCGAAGGTCTGTGGCACACCCTGCCACACCAGCAGCAGCGCCAGTACCAGGCAAAGCGGCAGCAGGCCATAGAGGGTGGCGCGGGTCAGGTCGACCCAGAAGTTGCCCAGGGTGCCGGCCGAGCGGCGGGCGATACCGCGGCTCAAGGCGACCAGCACGGCCAGGCCGGTGGCGGCGCTGACGAAGTTCTGCACGGTCAGGCCGATCATCTGGGTCAGGTAGCTGACCGAGGCCTCACCGCTGTAGGACTGCCAGTTGGTGTTGGTCATGAAGCTGACCGCGGTGTTGAACGCCAGCGACCACTCCT
This genomic stretch from Pseudomonas entomophila harbors:
- the kdpA gene encoding potassium-transporting ATPase subunit KdpA: MHSYDYLLLLAFFAIVLLPAPWLGRFYYKVMEGQRTWLSPILGPVERGCYRLSGVNADQEQNWKQYTLALLAFNLAGFLLLFAVLQLQGSLPLNPQHLPGQEWSLAFNTAVSFMTNTNWQSYSGEASVSYLTQMIGLTVQNFVSAATGLAVLVALSRGIARRSAGTLGNFWVDLTRATLYGLLPLCLVLALLLVWQGVPQTFADYVHAVTLQGTDQTIPLGPAASQIAIKQLGTNGGGFFGVNSAHPFENPTAWSNLFEVASIILIPVALVFTFGHYVKDLRQSRAIIACMLALFLIGGSTALWSEHQPNPALESAQVQQSAPLEGKESRFGTTGSVLWTVTTTSASNGSVNAMHDSLNPLTGMVAMVNMMLGEVIFGGVGAGLYGMLLFVLIAVFLAGLMIGRTPEYLGKKLQAREVQLLVATLLVMPVGVLILGAIAASLPGPAGAVTNPGAHGFSQLLYAYTSGTANNGSAFAGFGANTTFHNVMIGLAMLIGRFGYILPVLALAGSLAAKKSAPQGLNSFPTHGPLFTTLLLVTILLVGGLTFLPTLALGPIAEHLSLGF